From one Lolium rigidum isolate FL_2022 chromosome 4, APGP_CSIRO_Lrig_0.1, whole genome shotgun sequence genomic stretch:
- the LOC124647620 gene encoding uncharacterized protein LOC124647620: MASLTVSKATPAAAGNTTANKEREGAEIVTGAEACYAHSKEMLKGLGFPGGVMPMRGLEECGLVRETGYVWMRQEKGKAYEHYFRGTGTRVRYDAEVTAYVEEGRMKRMTGVRSKQMLMWVPIVEMSLVDGGERVYFKSSVGIGRSFPAAAFADEDEDAAVDEKAAPVAAPVPAPEAADANDEK, translated from the coding sequence ATGGCCTCCCTCACCGTCTCGAAGGCGACACCGGCGGCGGCTGGCAACACCACCGCCAACAAGGAGCGGGAGGGCGCGGAGATCGTCACCGGCGCGGAGGCGTGCTACGCGCACTCCAAGGAGATGCTCAAGGGGCTGGGGTTCCCGGGCGGCGTGATGCCGATGCGCGGGCTGGAGGAGTGCGGGCTGGTGCGGGAGACCGGCTACGTGTGGATGCGGCAGGAGAAGGGGAAGGCCTACGAGCACTACTTCCGCGGCACGGGCACCCGGGTGCGCTACGACGCCGAGGTGACGGCGTACGTGGAGGAAGGGCGCATGAAGCGGATGACCGGGGTCCGGAGCAAGCAGATGCTGATGTGGGTGCCCATCGTCGAGATGAGcctcgtcgacggcggcgagagGGTCTACTTCAAGTCCAGCGTCGGCATCGGccgctccttccccgccgccgccttcgctgacgaggacgaggacgccgCCGTCGACGAAAAAGCCGCGCCGGTGGCCGCGCCCGTGCCCGCGCCGGAGGCTGCTGACGCCAACGACGAAAAGTGA
- the LOC124705969 gene encoding rab GTPase-activating protein 22-like, translated as MWAWGLAERAVAGLLGSAGMNGGRWNTAVAVGVTAAAGIALVAIVVSSRRGGIKSPWRRRRRKPVLASKEWRSLFTPEGKLYDGGVKLVKRVRNGGIEPSIRAEVWPFLLGVYSLDSSQAEREAVKEHNRKGYLLLRKHCLRKNNEESKRLNETAAVSHEESISPGKVKESVTSLGSEEQPGKESLEEHIKSEEENSFAILEQEIQDNTAKAIPEKQTDENLCSSSSSDEDESEQSDVTHVEASHNDVASTHQSSVEEEEESMPKYSNTGGNTETETELSKAASPVKSSRTVEDFDTWQRIIRLDAVRANNEWVSYSPSQAAVTREKAIESAQAVCLKDYEHLEAHRIHHASRLVAILEAYATYDPEIGYCQGMSDLLAPLLAVLEEDDEAFWCFAGFMRKARHNFRLDEVGIRRQLNMVAKIIKNKDFRLYRHLEMLEAADCFFVYRMVVVMFRRELTFEQTLSLWEVMWADQAASRAGIARSSWGKLRLGAPPTDDLLLYAIAASVLEKRKLIIESYSSMDEIIRDCNNMAGQLDIWKLLDDAHNLVVTLHDRVE; from the exons ATGTGGGCGTGGGGCCTCGCGGAGCGCGCCGTCGCCGGCCTCCTCGGCTCCGCCGGCATGAACGGCGGCCGCTGGAACACCGCCGTCGCCGTCGGGGTCACGGCCGCCGCCGGCATCGCGCTCGTcgccatcgtcgtctcctcgcgcAG GGGCGGGATCAAATCGCCGTGGCGGCGACGGAGGAGGAAGCCCGTGCTTGCGTCCAAGGAATGGCGCAGCTTGTTCACGCCGGAGGGGAAGCTTTACGACGGCGGCGTGAAGCTAGTGAAGAGAGTTCGGAACGGA GGAATTGAGCCGAGCATCAGAGCAGAGGTCTGGCCGTTCCTTCTGGGAGT TTACAGCCTGGACAGTTCACAAGCTGAAAGGGAAGCAGTTAAGGAGCATAACAG GAAGGGATATCTGCTATTGAGGAAACATTGCTTGCGGAAAAACAATGAAGAGAGCAAACGACTTAATGAAACAGCTGCAGTTAGCCATGAAGAGAGCATTAGTCCTGGAAAAGTCAAAGAGTCTGTTACTTCTCTTGGATCTGAAGAACAACCTGGAAAAGAAAGTCTGGAAGAGCATATCAAGAGTGAGGAAGAAAATTCTTTTGCCATTTTAGAGCAAGAAATCCAGGATAATACGGCTAAAGCAATTCCAGAGAAACAGACTGATGAAAACCTATGTTCATCCAGCTCAAGCGATGAGGATGAGAGTGAGCAAAGTGATGTGACCCATGTAGAAGCATCCCATAATGATGTGGCCTCAACGCACCAGTCTTCagttgaggaagaagaagaaagtatgcccaaatattcaaacACAGGGGGAAATACGGAAACTGAAACTGAGCTCTCTAAGGCTGCCTCTCCTGTGAAGTCTTCACGGACAGTTGAGGATTTTGATACATGGCAACGGATTATTCGTTTAGATGCAGTTCGAGCGAATAATGAATGGGTTTCATACTCTCCATCCCAAGCTGCAGTTACCAGGGAGAAGGCAATTGAATCTGCTCAAGCTGTTTGTCTCAAAGACTATGAGCACTTGGAAGCGCACAGGATCCATCATGCATCACGTCTTGTTGCAATACTTGAGGCGTATGCAACCTATGACCCAGAAATTGGTTATTGCCAGGGCATGAGTGACCTCCTAGCACCTCTCCTTGCTGTGCTAGAGGAAGACGATGAAGCCTTCTGGTGCTTTGCCGGTTTCATGAGGAAAGCCCGCCACAACTTCAGACTTGATGAAGTGGGTATTCGCAGGCAACTTAACATGGTCGCCAAGATAATAAAAAACAAGGACTTCCGTCTTTACAGGCACTTGGAGATGCTCGAAGCTGCAGATTGCTTTTTCGTATACAGAATGGTGGTTGTAATGTTCAGGAGGGAGCTCACTTTTGAGCAGACCCTcagtctgtgggaggtgatgtggGCTGATCAGGCAGCAAGCCGTGCTGGGATCGCAAGATCATCCTGGGGAAAACTTCGGCTAGGAGCCCCTCCAACGGATGACTTGCTACTGTATGCAATTGCAGCTAGTGTACTGGAAAAGAGGAAATTGATAATAGAGAGCTATAGCAGT